The Aeoliella mucimassa genome includes the window TGCCGCGGTTCGCTTGGCTGGCTCGACTCGCTGGTGTCGGGGAGCAGCGAACTGCCCCAGGCGTACCACTGGACCCCCGCGCCCGACTGGTGGTGGACCCTCGGCTGGTACGCGCTGCTGGCGCTGCTGTTGTGCGCGGGTGGGTTCCGTTGGAGCTGGCAGCGTACCGGACAGGTGCTCGCGCTGTGGGTAGTGGTGGGGACGTTGCCGGTGCTCGCCAGTCGTCAGCAGCCGCGCGAGTTTCAGGTAGCCTTTCTCGATGTCGGTCATGGGGTGTGCAGCGTGGTGACCACACCCAATGGCACCACACTGTTGTACGATGCCGGCTCGCTCGGTTCGCCGAGCCATGCGACTGAGACGATCTCGGCTTACCTGTGGTCGCGAGGTATCCGCCGCATCGATGGCCTGGTGCTCTCGCATCCCGACGTCGACCACTTTAATGCGGTGCCAGGATTGGTCGATCGCTTTAAGGTGGGGCGCGTGTTTGTGTCGCCGCACATGTTTGCAGCGAATCCGAATCGCAGCCCTCAATCGGCCCCGCAGCAGTTGGAGCAATTGCTGCTTGCTCATGACATTCCGATCCAAGTGATCGAGATGGGCCAGCGTTTGACGCTCGACCGTTCGTCCCACGCGGAGGTACTGTTTCCCGACAAGTTCGGTGGGCTGGCGAGCGACAATTCGAACAGCGTGGTGCTCTCCGTCGAGTGCGACGGGCATCGGGTGCTGCTGCCGGGCGATTTGGAGTCGCCAGGCATCGAGCAGGTGATGGCCAGCGACACGCTTCCCTGCGACGTGCTGCTCGCTCCCCATCATGGAAGCCGACGGAGCGACCCGCCGGGGTTCGCTGCCTGGAGCCAACCCCGCTGTGTGGTGGTAAGCGGCGGGCGGGGTGAGGTTGACCGCAATGTGGCGGATAGCTACCGGCAGGCTGGGGCCGACGTGCTGCATACCGGGCAAACCGGAGCGATAGAATTCACTTTCACCGACCAGGGATGCCAGATTTCTCCCTTTCTCTCCCCGCTTTGAGTTCTGCCAGAGCGTTGGGCCGTGCTCGAAGGGTTCGCTGTTTCTTGCCTCCGCGGGCGAACAGCACCAGAGATAGCTGCGTATGCAGTGCAGGCATTTCGCCAGACCCTGTTTTTTGGAGCCCAAGGTACAGTGGGGTAGCCCATTCAGGTGAAAAAACCTATCTTTTAGGCTGTTCGTAGCAAGGTATTTGGGCCTAGCTCTCCCATGCTGCGAAAGTAGTGCCCTCCCGTTTTTCTCACTCCAACCATTTTTGCGGCCAATCCCTGTTGAGTTTGTCCGCAGTTCATGAACACTTAGGCAACCAAGAGCGTCGAGCTCCAAACGACGCACCCACTCGCTTGCCTGGCGGAGACGATGAGGTCTATGAGTTTGAATTCTTCCAACACGAACGAGAGCGGTTCGACCCTTACCGAACCGCTGCCGCAAACCACCGCGGCACCGCAGGATGCGAACGAGCCCAAACTGATTGACGGCCGACCCCCTGCGAATTCCGAAGCCACCTGGGCGCTGGGCATCGATTGGCCCGTCGCTATCTGGATTGGTGTGATTCACATGTTGGTGCTGGCCGCGCCGTTTTTCTTCACTTGGCAGGCCTTGGCCGTGTGCATCGTGTTGAGTTACGCGACCGGTTCGCTGGGTGTTTGCATGGGGTACCACCGATTGCTCACCCACGGTAGTTTCAAGACGTACAAGCCGATTCGCTGGCTGCTGGCGTTGCTCGGCGGTTTGAGCGGCGAGGGCTCGGCCCTGATGTGGGTTGGCAACCACCGAAAGCACCATAAGTACAGTGATAAAGATGGCGATCCTCATTCGCCACGCGATGGAGCCTGGTGGTCGCACATGTTCTGGTTCCTTCCTGATTGGGGCAAGAAACTGAGCGACGACCTCACCAAGCGATATGCGGGCGATTTGCTCAAAGACCCGATGATGTTGTTTCTGCACAAGATGTTCCTGCCGAGCCACTTTATCCTGTCGGGACTCCTGTTCCTGCTGGGCTACTACGGCCAGTTCATCGGCATGGAAGGTGGCATGTACTCGGGCCTGTCGATGCTGTTCTGGGGCACCGGCGTTCGCATGTTCTATGTGATGCACGTGACTTGGTTTGTGAACTCGGTGACTCATATGTGGGGTTACCGGAACTACGAAACCAACGACGACAGCACCAACCTGTGGTGGGTCGGTT containing:
- a CDS encoding acyl-CoA desaturase, whose translation is MSLNSSNTNESGSTLTEPLPQTTAAPQDANEPKLIDGRPPANSEATWALGIDWPVAIWIGVIHMLVLAAPFFFTWQALAVCIVLSYATGSLGVCMGYHRLLTHGSFKTYKPIRWLLALLGGLSGEGSALMWVGNHRKHHKYSDKDGDPHSPRDGAWWSHMFWFLPDWGKKLSDDLTKRYAGDLLKDPMMLFLHKMFLPSHFILSGLLFLLGYYGQFIGMEGGMYSGLSMLFWGTGVRMFYVMHVTWFVNSVTHMWGYRNYETNDDSTNLWWVGLLAFGEGWHNNHHAHQRVAAQGHKWWEIDPTYWAILTLEKLGLAWDVIRLEDVQRRDQSIA